Sequence from the Fragaria vesca subsp. vesca linkage group LG4, FraVesHawaii_1.0, whole genome shotgun sequence genome:
GAACGAGTTATAAACTCCATAGTACCCACAAACCCCATTACTCCTCTCACAACTAGAACACGAACTCGGATACTCATTGTTCACGTTGAACTTATACTTGAGCGCTATCCCATACTTCCAACTATTAGGGTCGGATTCACGGCCATTGAAGCTGTAAAAACCAGAGTAAGAGCTGCATTGTAGCTTCTGCAAGTCCATCTCGAAAGCCGGCCCGAGATCCACCGGCGTGTAAACGCAACACGTGGAGATTGGGAGATTGATGTAACTTATTGCCCTGCATGAATACAAGAAGCTGCAGATGGGTGAACCTTGGTTGTCACAAAGAGAGAGCTTGGAGTTGTCGTTGCTGTATAGGCTGCCGTTGGATGATGACGACGTGGAGCAGTCGAGCAAGGCGAAGATGCTGTCGTCTTGGAAGGTGAACGGCGCGTCGTAGTTGAGGCCGAAGCCTTTGCTGGGTTGAGTGCAAGAGCAGGTGGACATGGAAGGGTCGGAGATGTAGAGGACTTGTTTTGTGTAGTCTATGTTGGTGATGGGGTAGGATCCGGTGTGGGTGGTGAAGGTGAGCTTGTCTTGGTTGCATGTCACGGATTGGTGGAAGCGCGGGTCGCCGCAGCCGGCGTCACTGCCGAACGGGAATCTGAGAGGGATTTTGTCGCAGGATCTTTGGCAGATTTGGGATGTGATAGAGGAGGGTAGGGTAAGGAAGGTGAAGATGAAGGAGGTGATCACAGTAGTTGAAGGATGACTAAGCTTCATTTTTGTGACTATAGGATTGAAGGAGAGAGATGAAGTCACAGTATTGAAGAGTGTGTGAGAAGTGAACTTTAGTGAGTTGGTATATATAGGAAAGTTGTCTGTAGTTAGCTTGCTTGATGTACATTAATCGGAAATCATACACAATTTAACAATATTTTCAACATTTTTTTTACATAGATACTTAACATGGTAACAAAGTCTTATTTATCGTAACCATAATCACTACGTCTACAAGTGATCGAGAGTTGTTGAGAGTCTAAGTGTGGAACTGCATACTTAAGTGTGGCCTAGAAACGATTAAAAAAAATTGTTCGAATATTCCTGACTTGCAAGTATGCGCGCAGTTAGCCGCAGAGCCTAATATGTATATATAAAATGAAGTGGACGCAGCTAGCTTAAGTAGTGAGTGATCACTTTTTGGAAGAGGAACTTGGGATCTCGTCACTTTCGGTGTTGGGGTGGCTACTAGCTGGTTGAGCTTTTGATCATGTCCATGCTTTTTCCTATTATTAGATGCCTTGTTTCCACTGCTAGATAGCTCTCTCTATCTCTCACACACACATGAGACTTCCTTGTTGTGCTACAACCAATATACTTGGTCATTTGAGCTTTCTTGGGATCTTATATAGTTTCCAGTTCCCAATAGATTGCTGAACAAGTTTACACTATGGATCATTTTTCTTCTTCTCTCTTTGCCTTCTGCTGAACAAGTTCATGGTATCTAGAGATTTTGACTCATCCTATCCAATATTTCGAGATTCATCAATAGATCTAGGATAATTTTATAACCAGTCATTAATATTGAAGTAACATCATAACTGCTGAATCTAACTCGCACATAAATCTCACATGCATTCCTGGATCTTGGTCCTGTGATCTCACATGGCTTTAGACCCACTGAAAATGGCGATCACAAACACGAGTTTGGAGGGTAATGCTCATTAATCAGGTCCTTAAGTAAGTAGCATATATACCAATGCATCTTGTTCTTTATGATATAAGATTGAAAATGTAGTATGTATGTGTTACACTAAAGCTACAATCCGATAGGTACAAAGGAAATGACACCAGTCCAAGTATTTTGTAGTTGGTAATTGTATGCAATACAAAAATTCAAATAGATTATGTTTAAGGTCACAATACGACTACGCTACCCCTTAAATTAGTCCCCAAAACAAGCGTAGCCATAGCTTTCAGCATTTGAATATCCATTTGTAAACTCTACGTTTGGGTCGAGTAATGAGTAATGTAGCCACCACTTCCATAAGCTTGTTATAATTAGGAAACATAAAGATGATCAGAAAGCATAATGTTGGCATCAACCAGATTGAAAATGCAGCAATGATGGCCTCTAGTTCATTATTGAACTTTTGCCTTAGTTTATATCATCATCATATAATTGGTTTCGATAACAAATTTTAATTTCCTACTATGGTAACTGCATGGACAATATATATAATTCAATTGGTAGCATTTTCAAATTCAAATTTTAAAGAACATTGAATGACTTACACTGACCAAAAATTACTGCATTTGAAACGAAAGAAGTAACTGACCATGCATAAAAGTACATACAAATTGTTTTTCTTACCACTATTTTAGCAAAGCATGTACTACAAAGTACAAACTTCCTCCAGCTACCTGTAATCCATATGCAACATCACTCGGTTGTGGATTTATGCAGCAGCTTCTGCTTCTTTGCTCTGCTTAACCTTTCCTTCTTTTCTTCTTGTTCAATTCTTAGAGCTTCTATTTCATCCTCCTGCCTTGCAAGTTTTGCGCTGTGAAAAGAATCAAAAGATAATCACATTCAACCAGAGTTAAGTTTGCTATTTTCAACGAGCTAGGACCTTAACAAGCAACTAATAAAAAACTTGATAGAATCAAATGCCTATCCACATATTCAGTAAACCAAATTAAAGTTAAGTTGATCATTCTAACCTTCTCCTCTCTTCTCTCTCAATATCAGCAAAGCTAGATACCATCACACGATCATCTCTATCATCATAATCCAAAGTTGAGGGCCTCTTACGAATACTTCTGAAAAACCATACCCCATATATCAGATTTTCCACAGAAATAGACATTGGTAACATCAAAAGTATGATTTAGGTGACAACAGTAAGCACAATCTAACTGAATTCAAAAGCATTACGGATTTTTTTTTTTACCTAAACAGTCCTTGGATGATTGAAGAAACGTCAACCTCATCTTCATCCTCGTTCTCATCTTCATCCTCGTCTGAAACCTCATCATCAACCTTCTCAACTGTTTTTCTTAATCTACCTTTTGTTTCAGATTGTGACTTTTCCAATGAGGGTTTGCTTTCCATAGTAGATTTAAGTTTATCTGCCATCGACTTTGCTTTCTTTTGTGTATCACTGGGCACAAGACCTTCCTTTGCTGAGGAGGGTTTCTGAGATCCTGACATTGTTACCTGAGGAGGTCTCCCTAGCTCATCTGACTTCAAATTCGTAGAACCTCCTTGTATAGAATCCGGAGTTTGTTCATCATTACTTGATTTCGAGACACAGATATCTTTACCAACTTTATCATCTTCTTTCGACAAAAAAGAGTAATCCCGAGACTCCTTGGGCTTTGCAACGTTTGCCGAACCCGACTCGGTCTCTGATTCAGACGACTCTGATTCTGTAACTGTGTCAAAGATCTCTACCTTCATCACATCATGTGAACTAATCTTGAGCTCTTGCATTAAGGCATCCTTTCCGTCAATCAATCTTGGAGCAATGCAATGCTGCGAGGGGCCAAAGAAGGGTCTGGAAAAACCGCTCTATGTCAAAACACAACTCATAGTCTTAATAACAAATACAAGTTATAATGTACCATGTTTGTGTAGCAGACTCTGTTTACTGTTACCTGTGCTTGTGTATTTTCTTCTTATCCACCGAGCAGTCATTAGCAGAGTCCAACGCCTTCTTTTTCTCATTTCGAATGCGTTCCTTTAGTATCTCCCTTATTCGAAGAAAGTCAGCATCCTGCATAGAGTAGTACATTAAGAAGATGTAGTAGATTAATTATATTCATGCTATAGCTATGCGTGGTTGAGTATTAGTAGAACTTAGAGACCGCTTACATCTGCACCCCCCATCTTTGCAGAAGCACTGTTAAATGTGTGGACTTGACTTGCTTGAGAACAGCTAGCTGTCTTGAGTCGGCAGACCAAAACTATAGGAGAGCATCTTCAGTACACGGTGTGTATCTTCACATACATACATAGATGGTCAGGATTAGAGGAAATACTATAAAAACATAGTGGTTAAACATATGAATGGTTACAAACGGTTAAGATTGTGTCGTGTATGCTAGTAATACAATAAATGTAAAACCAGTAGTACTAAATATCCTAGGTAAAAGCCAGTAGCAGCAATAATTGAATGCAAACTCTTCAGCATATATAGAACTGAATTTGTGATACGGGGAATTTGGAACCTAAACTTGGACCCTAAACGTAAGCGAGAATTTACTGTAGTGCTTGAAGAAGCTGAGTTCCAAGAAGCATTCAATTCTGATTTGGGCTTCCCCACCTTGGAATTGAAGAACATTGATGAAGCTACAATTATAGCTAAATATAGCTATCTTTATTATTCAAAATTTAATAAGTAGTCTTTTCGTTTCTCTTCCTTAAATTATAAAAGGAAGCTTTCTTTTCATTTGTAATCAGGTTTTAGTCTTGAGTTTCTTTTTATTTGTAATCAAGTTTTAGTCTTGAGTTTTATCAGAAGTTTATACAATTTGGTGAAGGAGTTCCTTTCAATTGTTTTGGAAACTCTCTTAGGTGGATTCCTAGAGTGGCGAGTTCTGCTCTTATATTCTTAGTGGATTCCCTTGAAGTGGCAAGCTTGCTCTTATCTCCTTGGTGGATTCCTCGGAATGGTGAGCCTATCTATCCCAGAGAAGTGCTCTCCGCAACAGTCTCTATTTTATTTTCTCACCGCAGAGATTTTCCCGGTATCAATTGGGCACATTTTCACTTATTTCATAAAGGTTACAAACTACGCCTTGGAGAGTAAGATCTTACGAAACGAAAACTTTAAGAAATTGTAGTCTGAGTTTCATATAGGTTGCAAACCCTAAACAAAAGGCGAAAGCAAAGGAAAGGAAAAGAAGCAAAAGGTTAGGATATATTCCAGCTGACTCAAAAATCAGGAACACAAAATAATATTAAGCAAGGGTGTAATTCACTGGTAAGTCTAAGACATATACATAATCGTCTCCAAATTACCCTAATTAAACAATATTAACATAATGCTGCAGAAGCATAACAAGGTTAAAACATCAATGGAGTGTAGAAGAAAACGTTCTTGGTTCCTTGGAATCCAAGTAACTAACAATGAAAACCACATAAGAGATAGAACTTCGAAAAGAAAAGAATCAATAACCTTATGGTAGAGTAAACTTACTTCGATTTCAGAAGCGTTTATGTTTGTTCTAGGCTCATGATCCTGAAAGAACGAATGCTTTTTTTCGACAGACCGAAAAGAACGAAGGTTGAGACGAGTAGTAGAGATTAAACAGGACACTACCTCTATGTATATACAAGTTTTGATAAATCATTTAGCCTGCTTAATATTTGCCAATGTGAGCCGAGCCCAGTGACATTAATAATTATAATCTCAGCCCAAATCATTTAAGGGCCCAATCGAAAACTATTAAATTTTTGTATTTCTACTAAACAACACATTTCCTGAGACTGAGCCAAAAGCAAACATCGATATCCTTCGACCTTCCCCCTAAAACAAGCTTTGCTTCGCTTCTGGGATTTTCACCGTTGATCACTTCGAAGGTAAATTTACGCTGTTTGATTGCTTACTGGGCAATGTTTAATTTTTCTTTTTGTAATCTTCTAAATGCTTTTCTCTATTGCACACCAAGTGTTTGATAAAATGCCTGACTCAATTTTAGTATGACCAAGTGTATCTAGCATAGTGCTATAAGTATTAGACAGTTGAATTGAATTGCTTGGTTTTAAAACTTGTATAGTTTTCGCAATGCGTATGTATGGAGATGATGGGGAGAAAATTGTTTAGATATGTCTCATGTCTGCAATGCACTATAAGGGTGTGTCATACATTGAGTGATTAGTTTGTTACTATATACAGGTGATTTGATGAGGAAGCATATTTGGTTTGGTTCTTCTAAATGGAGGAGAATCGCCGCAGCGTCACTGTATGGGGATCCCCAGAAGTTTTATTGATGGGTTCCTCTAACAGATATGAAGAGGTGCACCGTCTTCTCAGACTATTGTTGTCAGATTTTTGGTTATCGCGCCCGGTTAAATGGTTTGAATGGTTCAGTGTTCTTGTTTAGAAGTGTTAGCAATATGTTGTCATCTGGCTCGACAGATATGAGGCCTTTTCCTGACTACTCCCCCAAGAGACCAACCATCAAGGATGCTGAACTTGTCCATGGCATCTCCACCACAATAAAGTTGCGCAGATTTGAGCCCTTGCGCAGGATTCTGAAGCATTATGAATCTAAGTTCAGGTCTGACCATCTAATTTGGGTGCTCATGAATATCAAGAGTGACTATAAGCTGGTTTTGGATTTGTTTGATTGGGCATGCTTACGTAGGGATCCAACTCTGGAAGCTCGTTGCATTGTTGTGCACATTGCTGCAGCATCAAATGATCTTAAAACAGCTCATGGGCTAATCCGTGATTTTTGGGCAAAACCCAAGTTAGATGTCAGTCTTTCATGCACTCACTTCAGTGACCGGTTGATATACACTTACAAGGACTGGGGTTCAGAACCCCATGTGTTTGATGTTTTCTTCCAGGTCCTTGTTGAACTTGGAATCCTCAACGAAGCAAGAAAACTTTTTGATAAGCTGTTAAGTTATGGATTGGTTATCTCAGTTGATTCCTGTAATTTCTTTCTTTCTCGTTTAGCAAGCAGCTCTGATGGAATTGAGATGGCAATAAAGTTTTTCAATGAATATCTTGAAGTGGGTGTTCATTGGAACACATCATCATATAATATTATCATTCATTCCCTCTGTCGATTAGAGAAGATAAAAGAAGCCCACCAGTTACTACTGCTAATGGAGTTGAAGGGTTGTTTGCCTGATGTTGTAAGTTATAGTACTTTAATCAGCCGATATTGTCATGTTGGAGAACTACAGCATGTGTTGAAACTCATAGAAGAGATGAATAGTAAGGGATTGAAAACAAATTCCTATACCTATAACAGCATAATACTTCTTCTCTGCAAGACTGGAAAACTATCTGAAGCGGAAATGATATTGAGGGAAATGCTGGTTCTGGGAGTACTTCCTGATTATGTCATCTACACAACTCTAATTGATGGTTTCTGTAAGTCTGGGAATGTTCCAGCTGCTTGGAGGCTGTTCGATGAAATGCGGGTTAGGAAAGTTATCCCAGATTTTATAACCTATACTGCTATCATTCATGGATTCTGTCAAACAGGGAAGATGATGGATGCAGATAAGCTCTTTCACGAAATGGTTAGTAAAGGGTTGGAACCAGATGAAGTTACTTATACATCACTTATTGATGGTTATTGCAAAGCAGGTCAGATGAAAGAGGCCTTTTCTCTTCACAACCAGATGGTTAGTATGGGGCTGAGACCAAATGTTGTCACCTATACTGCACTGGCTGATGGTCTTTGTAAACGAGGGGAAGTAGATATAGCAAACGAACTTCTTCATGAGGTGTGCAGGAAAGGCCTTCAACTTAATGTCTGCACATACAATACGATTGTTAACGGTCTCTGTAAAATGGGAGATATAGGGCAAGCAGAAGAATTGATGAAACAAATGGAGGTTGCAGGACCCCATCCTGATACTATTACTTATACGACTCTCATGGATGCATACTGTAAGACAGGGCAGATGGCTAAGGCTCACAAGGTCCTTCGTGAGATGCTGGATAAAGGGCTTCAACCTACAGTTGTTACATTTAATGTACTGATGAATGGGTTTTGCATGTCAGGAATGCTAGAAGATGGTGAGAAGTTACTTAAATGGATGTTAGATAAAGGTATTGCGCCTAATGCCACCACCTACAATTCTCTAATGAAGCAGTACTGCATTAGAAATAACATGCGTGCTACGACTGAGATGTTAAAGGGCATGTCTGCTAGTGGAGTGATGCCTGATAACAACACGTATAACATTTTAATAAAAGGGCATTGCAAACAAAGGAATATGAAGGAAGCATGGTTTTTGCACAAAGAAATGGCAGGGAAGGGATTTATTCTTACAGCTAGTTCCTACATTGCACTTATTAATGGTTTTCTTAAGAGAAAGAAGTTTGTGGCGGCAAGAGAACTCTTTGAAGAGAT
This genomic interval carries:
- the LOC101313307 gene encoding uncharacterized protein LOC101313307: MKLSHPSTTVITSFIFTFLTLPSSITSQICQRSCDKIPLRFPFGSDAGCGDPRFHQSVTCNQDKLTFTTHTGSYPITNIDYTKQVLYISDPSMSTCSCTQPSKGFGLNYDAPFTFQDDSIFALLDCSTSSSSNGSLYSNDNSKLSLCDNQGSPICSFLYSCRAISYINLPISTCCVYTPVDLGPAFEMDLQKLQCSSYSGFYSFNGRESDPNSWKYGIALKYKFNVNNEYPSSCSSCERSNGVCGYYGVYNSFICNCPNGLNTTNDCYFGSSYSYGSRLIPSWHSAGIWLYCLAWLLVSVLL
- the LOC101313603 gene encoding uncharacterized protein LOC101313603 encodes the protein MGGADDADFLRIREILKERIRNEKKKALDSANDCSVDKKKIHKHRPFFGPSQHCIAPRLIDGKDALMQELKISSHDVMKVEIFDTVTESESSESETESGSANVAKPKESRDYSFLSKEDDKVGKDICVSKSSNDEQTPDSIQGGSTNLKSDELGRPPQVTMSGSQKPSSAKEGLVPSDTQKKAKSMADKLKSTMESKPSLEKSQSETKGRLRKTVEKVDDEVSDEDEDENEDEDEVDVSSIIQGLFRSIRKRPSTLDYDDRDDRVMVSSFADIEREERRSAKLARQEDEIEALRIEQEEKKERLSRAKKQKLLHKSTTE
- the LOC101313890 gene encoding pentatricopeptide repeat-containing protein At1g05670, mitochondrial-like, with the protein product MKRCTVFSDYCCQIFGYRARLNGLNGSVFLFRSVSNMLSSGSTDMRPFPDYSPKRPTIKDAELVHGISTTIKLRRFEPLRRILKHYESKFRSDHLIWVLMNIKSDYKLVLDLFDWACLRRDPTLEARCIVVHIAAASNDLKTAHGLIRDFWAKPKLDVSLSCTHFSDRLIYTYKDWGSEPHVFDVFFQVLVELGILNEARKLFDKLLSYGLVISVDSCNFFLSRLASSSDGIEMAIKFFNEYLEVGVHWNTSSYNIIIHSLCRLEKIKEAHQLLLLMELKGCLPDVVSYSTLISRYCHVGELQHVLKLIEEMNSKGLKTNSYTYNSIILLLCKTGKLSEAEMILREMLVLGVLPDYVIYTTLIDGFCKSGNVPAAWRLFDEMRVRKVIPDFITYTAIIHGFCQTGKMMDADKLFHEMVSKGLEPDEVTYTSLIDGYCKAGQMKEAFSLHNQMVSMGLRPNVVTYTALADGLCKRGEVDIANELLHEVCRKGLQLNVCTYNTIVNGLCKMGDIGQAEELMKQMEVAGPHPDTITYTTLMDAYCKTGQMAKAHKVLREMLDKGLQPTVVTFNVLMNGFCMSGMLEDGEKLLKWMLDKGIAPNATTYNSLMKQYCIRNNMRATTEMLKGMSASGVMPDNNTYNILIKGHCKQRNMKEAWFLHKEMAGKGFILTASSYIALINGFLKRKKFVAARELFEEMRRQGLVANREIYNIFADMNYEEGNMDSTLELCDEVIENCLGGESKYEDT